GCCCCTCACGCGGTATGTGATCGCCGAAGGAAATGAGAACCTCCATGGCGAAGGGTGGGCCGGCACCCTCCAGACCAGAAAAGATTCGGCCTCTGTTGCGTTCGGTGGTGTCCCCGACCGTGTGGACGAGGCACGCCTCACCGTTGTTCTGCTGGCGACGAACCAGGGCCAGCCCGACTATGTCGTCTTCAACGGCCATGACGCTGGCGTCGCCGGTGATATCGGGGACGAACGCTCTTTCAACGCCGAAGGTGGCGCCGGGATTCCGACGCGCTACACCGATGCCGAGACCTTCGACGTGACGGCATATCTCGGCGGCGACAACCTGCTCACCTTCGAGCGCGGGCGGGACACCGACGGCGACGGATCGATCTCGACGACCGGATCTGATCCCGAGGGCGAGGATTATATCCACCCGGTCTTTGCCGCTCTCGTCCTCCGCCCCCGGAACGGCATCGCCGCACCCGATATCTCCCTCCGCGATCTCACGGTGAGCGGCGCCTATGCCGGCGAGACCGCCCGTCTCTCGGTTCGGATCGATAACCGCGGCACCAGACCGTCGGCGATGACCGTCACCTGGAGCGTCGACGGCGCGCCCGTGGCGACGGATCGCCTCACGCCTGCGGCAAGCGGCGTTCAGACCGCCACCGCCCAATGGCCCGCGGTCGAAGGCGTCCACGAGATCGGCGTCCGGGTGGATGCGCCCGGCGACCGGAATGCCGGAGACAATGCCCTGAGCCGGACGATCACCGTGGGATCGCTCCCTGACATCGTCGTCTCAGTCGGGGCCCCGGTGCGCTCGGGCGATGCGCCTGCCCCGACCGCCTCGCCGCTTCCCCTCACCGCCGCCCTTGCGGCGATGGGCATCGGCGCCCTTGCCGCAGGTCGATCGAAACGTTCGATCGCCGCCTTCATCATGGTCGCCCTGGTCCTTGCCGCCTGTACCATCGCCCCGGCATGCGCTGCAGGCAGCCTTGCCGGCTATACCCTCCCTGTCACCATCAGCAACACCGGCGGCAGCGACGCCGCCCCGTTCTCGGTCTCGGTGTTCATCGACGGGGAGAAGGCGACGGTGATCCCCTTTGACGATGGACTGGCTGCAGGGGGGGTGCAGCGCCTTGACATACCCATACAGGCAGCGGAGGGGACGCACACCATCCGCGTCGTCGCATCGATCCCCCGGGGCGAGAAGGACCAGAACCCGGCCGACAATATCCGGGAGGGAGAATATGCGTTCCTGTAGTCCGGCCCTCCTGGTGCTCCTTCTCCTGCTTGCGGCGCCTGCGGCCGCCACCTATGCGGGGGACCGGCCTCTCGTCCCCGTCTATGCGGGCACCCTGCACGGGGGCTATCTCTCCTCCCAGGGGAACAGCACCTATTCAGGCACCCTTGAGCCCGGAGAAACCTATGCCGTCAGGTTCGATCCCCTCCTCCCCGACGGCGCCGCCGTCGAGTTTGGCCGCCTCTATCTCTACTGGTCGTGGAGCAAACAGGGGCAGGCGGCCGTGTACCCCTCGATCGCCGTCTCGATCGATGGCGCATCCCTCGAGTCCACCGCGCGCTATCTCGACTCCAAGGGCTTTGTCTCGAAAAATGACTTTTTCTCCGGTGTAGACGCCTTCGATACCGGCGTTTCTGGGCTGGAGCCGTTCACGCTCACCGCAACGAACACCGCCGCCACCAATGCCACCTTTGTGCTCCAGGGCGCCGCCATCCTCCTCGTCTACACGGAGGCGGGCGCAACCGAAGCGACGATCCAGGTGCTGGAGGGCGCCGACCTGCTCTATGCCGCCTACGGCATCACGCCCGCGATGGCGACCGCCGTCATGACGTTTGACGAACCGATCGATAGGGGGCGCGTCGCCTCGGCAGAACTCTTCATCGCAGCCCCTTCGGGCGGGTATACCTCCACGGAGGTTCCGGAGAAAAACGCCCTTTCTTTCAACAGGGGCGGCGATTCCGGCCTCCCGTCCTTTATCCAGGCGATCCTGGACATCATCTTTCCCACGGCCAACGGGAAGACCTGGACCGATGTGCTGGATGCCGACGAGGCGAGACAGGTGGGCACCGACCGCCGGGATGTGACGGTATGGCTCCGCCCATCGGGCAATGTCGCCGAACTCACCGACAACGGCGACTATCTGCTCCTCTCCAACGCCGTCCTGGAGGTGAGGTACGCATCATGAACGGTGCCATCGAGGTGCGCGGCGTCTGGAGGCGCTACCCCCCGGCCGTGGAGGCGCTGCGCGGCGTGAACCTGACGGTCGACCGCGGGGAGTTCGTCGCTCTCTTCGGCAGGAGCGGGAGCGGGAAGAGCACGCTCCTCAACATCCTGGGCGGTCTGGACCGCCCGGACGAGGGCACGGTCAGGATCGCCGGGGTCGAGGTCGATTATGCCGATGGAAACGCTCTCGTTGCGCTCAGGAGGCAGACGCTCGGTTTTGTCTTTCAGGACTTCAACCTGCTCCCCTCGCTGACGGCACTCGAAAACGTCGCCTTCCCCCTCCTCTTCAACTACCAGGATCCGGGCGAGCGGACCAGGAGGGCCCTTACCCTCCTCGAGGACGTCGGGCTCGCCGACCGGGCAGACCATTACCCGCGGCAGATGAGCGGCGGGGAGCAGCAGCGGGTGGCGATCGCCCGGGCCCTCATCGCCGATCCGCCGGTGATCCTGGCAGACGAACCGACAGGGAACCTGGATACCAGGACGAGCGCCGGCGTGATCGAACTCCTCCGCCAGATCAACAGGGAGCGCGGCACCACCTTCCTCATCGTCACCCATGACCCCGAGGTCGGGGCAGAGGCCGACCGGACGATCGAGATGCGCGATGGGGAGGTGGTGGCGTGAAACTCCTCGACTTCCTCTCCTATGCGGCCAGGCAGGTGACCAGAAAGCGGATGCGGGCTGTCCTGACCATCATCGGCATCGCCGTCGGGATCGCCGCCGTCATCGGGACCGTCTCCCTCGGCGAGGGGATCAGGGCGCAGGCGATCGGGGCAATCGAGGCGCAGTCTGATCTCACCCTCGTCGAGGTCTCTGCAGGTGGAGGGGGCGAGGCGATGCACCTCGTCACCGGGGCCCGCGTCCAGGCGATCGCAGGATCGCCGGGCGTCGACGCTGCCGCACCTCTGGTGAGGGACAGTTTTGCCTCAGAACGGCAGACCTATCTGGCGGTGACCGGCATCGGTGCAGATGGCTTCTCCGCCGTCCTTTCGCCCTCATATGCACAGGGGCGGGTATTTTCTCCCGGGACGAACGAGGTCGTGCTGGGCGCTGATATCTGGGACACCCTCAGGCGCTACGAGGGGGTGCGCCTCGGCGAACCGATGACGGTGCTGGTGCGGGCGTACGCCGACACCGGTTCTCCGGAGGACCGGAAGATCGTCCTGGTGCCGGTCGGCGTGATGAGGGAGCGCGGCGACGCCTTTGATACTGCAGTTGTCGGCGATATCTCGTTTGTCGGCGCAGTGCGGGAGCGTGAGGGGCACTATGACGGCCTCCTGGTCAGGGCGGCGACGCCTGCCGCAGTATTCCCCCTCGTCGACCGAATCGAGAGCCTCGGCCTCTCGGCGACCGGTTCGTTCGAGGAGATCGAGTCGGTGAACCGCCTGATGGATATGGTCGTCGTTGTGCTCGCCTTTTTTGCGGCGGTCTCCCTGGTCGTCGGGGCCCTGATGATCATGACCACGATGGTCACCTCGGTCTTTGAGCGGCGGCACGAGATCGGGATCGCCATGGCGGTCGGCGCCTCGCAGCGGGAGGTGCTCACCCTGATCCTCCTGGAGTGCGCGGTGATCGGGCTCATCGGCGGCATCCTGGGCGATGCCCTCGGGATCGCCTTCGCATGGTTGATCGATGCCGTCGGCAAACCCTTCATCGTCGCCGCCCTGGGTGAGAGCTTTGCCGGGATCTCGACGACCGGCATCACGCTGGTGACC
Above is a window of Methanofollis tationis DNA encoding:
- a CDS encoding ABC transporter permease, which produces MKLLDFLSYAARQVTRKRMRAVLTIIGIAVGIAAVIGTVSLGEGIRAQAIGAIEAQSDLTLVEVSAGGGGEAMHLVTGARVQAIAGSPGVDAAAPLVRDSFASERQTYLAVTGIGADGFSAVLSPSYAQGRVFSPGTNEVVLGADIWDTLRRYEGVRLGEPMTVLVRAYADTGSPEDRKIVLVPVGVMRERGDAFDTAVVGDISFVGAVREREGHYDGLLVRAATPAAVFPLVDRIESLGLSATGSFEEIESVNRLMDMVVVVLAFFAAVSLVVGALMIMTTMVTSVFERRHEIGIAMAVGASQREVLTLILLECAVIGLIGGILGDALGIAFAWLIDAVGKPFIVAALGESFAGISTTGITLVTLPLLIFGAGAAVGLSVLSGLYPALIAARQDPVEAIRSRR
- a CDS encoding DUF3344 domain-containing protein, with translation MHYTGCRMLFLCIMVCALSIPAVTAHYDFEGIPLEVVAQGEIHGDIVTYGLYGLSNPPLTVTFTLNATPSYARTFCGVWGGNEMYTGWAEIAVNGHAAERIALGGKGDVGEEVYVSGHGVHWIAREITPLLARGENTITITTSRGVQGNRLDGRIYAAGVVAAVEDRTRPLTRYVIAEGNENLHGEGWAGTLQTRKDSASVAFGGVPDRVDEARLTVVLLATNQGQPDYVVFNGHDAGVAGDIGDERSFNAEGGAGIPTRYTDAETFDVTAYLGGDNLLTFERGRDTDGDGSISTTGSDPEGEDYIHPVFAALVLRPRNGIAAPDISLRDLTVSGAYAGETARLSVRIDNRGTRPSAMTVTWSVDGAPVATDRLTPAASGVQTATAQWPAVEGVHEIGVRVDAPGDRNAGDNALSRTITVGSLPDIVVSVGAPVRSGDAPAPTASPLPLTAALAAMGIGALAAGRSKRSIAAFIMVALVLAACTIAPACAAGSLAGYTLPVTISNTGGSDAAPFSVSVFIDGEKATVIPFDDGLAAGGVQRLDIPIQAAEGTHTIRVVASIPRGEKDQNPADNIREGEYAFL
- a CDS encoding DUF3344 domain-containing protein, which gives rise to MRSCSPALLVLLLLLAAPAAATYAGDRPLVPVYAGTLHGGYLSSQGNSTYSGTLEPGETYAVRFDPLLPDGAAVEFGRLYLYWSWSKQGQAAVYPSIAVSIDGASLESTARYLDSKGFVSKNDFFSGVDAFDTGVSGLEPFTLTATNTAATNATFVLQGAAILLVYTEAGATEATIQVLEGADLLYAAYGITPAMATAVMTFDEPIDRGRVASAELFIAAPSGGYTSTEVPEKNALSFNRGGDSGLPSFIQAILDIIFPTANGKTWTDVLDADEARQVGTDRRDVTVWLRPSGNVAELTDNGDYLLLSNAVLEVRYAS
- a CDS encoding ABC transporter ATP-binding protein; its protein translation is MNGAIEVRGVWRRYPPAVEALRGVNLTVDRGEFVALFGRSGSGKSTLLNILGGLDRPDEGTVRIAGVEVDYADGNALVALRRQTLGFVFQDFNLLPSLTALENVAFPLLFNYQDPGERTRRALTLLEDVGLADRADHYPRQMSGGEQQRVAIARALIADPPVILADEPTGNLDTRTSAGVIELLRQINRERGTTFLIVTHDPEVGAEADRTIEMRDGEVVA